In one window of Dissulfurirhabdus thermomarina DNA:
- the rpmI gene encoding 50S ribosomal protein L35, with the protein MPKIKTKRAAAKRFHKTGSGKYAHFKSGKSHLLTHKSRKRKRRLRQDQLVDETRVRSVQRMVPYL; encoded by the coding sequence ATGCCGAAGATCAAGACAAAGCGGGCCGCCGCCAAGCGCTTTCACAAGACCGGGTCGGGCAAGTACGCCCACTTCAAGTCGGGCAAGAGCCACCTCTTGACCCACAAGAGCCGGAAGCGGAAGCGCCGTCTCCGCCAGGACCAGCTGGTGGACGAGACCCGGGTCCGCTCCGTGCAGCGCATGGTGCCCTATCTCTGA